The region CAACTTTTTCAACTAGCTTGTCTGGTTCTTCGCCGTTTTGTTTACAACTTCCAAAACTCATCGTTACAGAAAAGGCTTCCCCCTCACAGTAAAATATATGGTTGGCAACTGATAGTTTTATTTCAACTAAGAGCTTGTCCACTTCATCCTGTTCTTTATTATAAATAATTATTGCAAACTCTTCTCCTCCATATCGAAAGGCTTTCCCCTGTTTAACGGAAACAGTAGAATTAATAATTGACCCAAGCTCACGTAGTACTTTATCTCCTGTTACATGTCCATATTTATCATTTACTAACTTAAAATTATCAATGTCAGCAAGAGCAAGGTAAAAAGCAGAATTATTTTCTAAATCTCCTCGCAAATGTTCCTGAAATGAACGATGATTTAATAAATTCGTAAGGTAATCACGATTTGCAGCTTGCTCTAACAAGTTTTTTTCTGAATGAGACTGTCTTTCCCTTGAAACAATAATTCCCCCTAAGCACCCCATTAGTAGCAAAAATGAAACTTGGCTAAAATAAGTAATTAAATTACTAAAAGTGTAAACATCTGATACTTGCATCAAAAAAGTAATAGTATATGTTAAAGTAAGTAGAGTAGCCGCTATTATCCCACCTGTCAATTTCCAATAGACAGCAACATGTAGGATAATTAAATAGGCCAACGGAAAAAGCGGGCTCTCAATTCCCCCGGTTAATGGAACAAGTGCAGAGAAGGCAAGAAAGTCAAAGAATGGGGCTCCTTTAGTTACTAACGCATAATTTTTCGACCCTTCGGGCCACTTACGTAAATAATAATCTGAAACTCCCATATATAAACAACCGAAAACTACTAACATTATAAATAGATTAAGTCTCAAAGGGTCAGGGTTTGCAACATATTGAGAGAAGAAGACAACTGCTGACAATATCAAAAAAAACCAGCGCAAAGAAGAAAAGATAATTTCCAGTGCGCGGTCTGACTGGTAAGCAGTTGTTAATGAAATTTTCATTACCCCACTCCTATTTTAAGTGTGTTCCCGTTACCATTAATCTTGTTATATTGCTATTATTACTCGGGCTTGGCAATTTGGGTATCAAAAAAACCTACTCAGAGAGTAGGTTTGTCCTACCCCGGCAACCCAGCTGTCTTAGCAAAATGCTTTAGACCTGTAGCTTTGCGTCCCTGCCTTTCGACAGGTTTGCCCTTATCAAGGATTTTCATCTAGAGTTAATTTTAATTATAATTAACATTTTGTGGATTTTCAACCTTATTTAAGTATTAAGAAGCTTTTTTTTAGTGAAGTCACCCTCCAATTAAAAGCAGCCTTATGCTGTCTGACCCAAGATTTTCTTGGCTTTTTTTGCGGGGTTGTTGTAAAATAGAGGTTAACAAAAAAGAGAAGCGAGGAATGTTAATGCCAAAACGCCAGGATATTCACAAACTTATGATTATTGGTTCGGGACCCATTGTTATTGGACAGGCCGCCGAGTTTGATTATTCAGGTACTCAGGCCTGTAAAGCACTGCGCAAACTTGGTTATGAAATTGTGCTGGTAAACTCCAATCCGGCCACCATTATGACTGATCCGGGGATGGCCGATGCTACATATATTGAGCCGCTAAATGTTAAGCGGTTAACGGAGATCATTGAAAAGGAAAGGCCGGATGCCCTGCTGCCTAACCTGGGTGGGCAGTCGGCGCTTAATCTGAGCATAGAGTTAAATAAGCAGGGGATTCTGGAAAAGTACGGTGTTAAGGTAATTGGTGTGCAGCTGGACGCCATTGAACGAGGAGAAGACCGTATTGCTTTTAAAGAAAGTATGAATAAGCTGGGTATTGAAATGGCCAGAAGCGAGCCGGCCTACTCTGTGGAGGAAGCTGTGGAAATTGCCAAAGAGCTGGGCTTCCCTGTTGTGGTTCGCCCCGCTTATACTATGGGCGGCGCAGGCGGTGGCCTGGTTTATAATGTGGAAGAGTTGGAAAGCATCGCAGCCAGGGGAATTTCCGCCAGTATGGTGGGACAGGTGTTAATCGAAGAATCTGTTCTGGGCTGGGAAGAGCTGGAGTTGGAAGTTGTCCGTGATTCCAAAGGCCAGATGATTACCGTATGTTTTATTGAGAATGTGGATCCGGTGGGGGTACATACCGGGGATTCTTTTTGCACCGCTCCCATGTTAACAATCAGCGAAGAAGTTCAGCAGCGCTTACAGAAACATTCGTATGATATTGTGGAAGCTGTGGGTGTAATTGGCGGCACCAATGTGCAGTTTGCCCATGATCCTAAAACGGGCCGGATTGTTGTAATTGAAATTAATCCCCGTACTTCCCGGTCCTCTGCATTGGCCTCTAAAGCCACCGGTTTTCCCATTGCTTTGATTTCTGCCATGCTGGCTGCAGGAATGACGCTGGATGAAATACCTTACTGGCGTGAAGGAACGCTGGAGAAATATACTCCTTCCGGTGATTATGTGGTGGTGAAATTTCCTCGCTGGGCCTTTGAGAAATTTAAAGGAGCCGAGGATAAGCTGGGGACCCAGATGAGGGCCGTTGGCGAAGTGATGAGCATTGGTAAGAACTATAAGGAAGCAATGCAAAAAGCTATTCGTTCCCTGGAAATCGGCCGCTATGGTTTGGGTTTTGCTAAAAACTTCAATGAGCTTTCCCTGGATGAGCTTTTGGCTCAGCTTGCAGAGTCATCCAGCGAACGGCAATTCTTAATGTATGAAGCCCTGCGAAAGGGCGCGACTGTGGAGCAGTTGTATCGGTTAACCCATATTAAGGCCTGGTTTATTGAGCAGATGCGGGAACTGGTGCTTTTGGAAGAAGAGATTTTACAATACAGTGAAGGCAGTTTACCGGATGACCTGTTAATTAAGGCCAAGAAGGACGGTTTTGCTGATCGATACCTGGCAATGCTTCTGAATGTGTCGGAGAAAGAGATCAGAAAACGCCGTATTGCCCTGGGAGTTGCGGAAGCCTGGGATGCGGTGCCTGTAAGTGGTGTGGAGGATGCCGCCTATTACTACTCCACCTATAATGCAGAAGACCAGACCGCATCCAGTAGTAAAGAAAAAGTAATGATTTTAGGCGGCGGACCTAACCGAATCGGGCAGGGCGTAGAGTTTGACTATTGTTGCGTACATGCCGCATTTGCTCTGCGTGACATGGGTTATGAAACAATTATTGTCAACTGTAATCCCGAAACAGTATCCACTGATTATGATACTTCGGACAAATTATATTTTGAGCCCCTTACAGTGGAAGATGTGCTTAGTATCTATGAGAAAGAAAAACCGCTGGGTGTTATTGTCCAGTTTGGTGGGCAGACCCCGCTTAATATTGCCGGTGAACTGGCGGAGGAAGGAGTGCGGATTCTGGGTACCTCCCTTGACGCCATTGACTTGGCGGAAGACCGCGACCGTTTCCGGGCTGTAATGGAGAAACTAAACATCCCCATGCCGGAGGCAGGTATGGCCAGCAACCTCAGCGAGGCTTTGGAAATTGCCGGCAAAATTGGCTATCCACTGATGGTAAGGCCCTCATATGTCCTGGGCGGCCGTGGTATGGAGGTTGTTCACGATGAAGACATGCTTCGTCAGTATATTCAGGCTGCGGTGGACATTACTCCCCAGCGCCCCATTTTGCTTGATAAGTTCCTGGCCAACGCCATAGAAGCAGAAGCAGACGCCATCTCCAACGGCAAAGAGGTTTTTGTCCCGGCGGTTATGGAACATATTGAGTATGCTGGGATTCATTCGGGAGACTCGGCCTGTGTGATTCCTCCCATAAGTATAGGGGAGGGCCATTTGGAAACTATTAATGAATACACCAAAAAAATTGCTCAGGAACTTCAGGTCGTGGGATTGATGAATATGCAATATGCTATCTCCAATGGCAATGTTTATGTCCTGGAGGCCAATCCCCGTGCTTCCCGTACTGTTCCCATTGTCTCTAAAGTATGCAATATCTCTATGGCGCGGCTTGCCACCGAAATCATGATGGGCAAATCGGTGATAGCCAACCTTAAAGCGGCGAAAATCCCTCATTTTGGTGTAAAGGAAGCGGTATTCCCCTTTAATATGTTCCAGGAGGTAGACCCGCTTTTGGGGCCGGAAATGCGGTCCACCGGAGAGGTGTTGGGTATTGCCGATTCTTTCGGGCTGGCGTACTTTAAGGCTCAGGAAGCCACTCAGGGATTATTGCCTTCTGCGGGAACAGTTTTAATCAGTGTCAGGGAACAAGACAGGCCTGCAGTGCTTGATGTAGCCCGTGAATATGTAAACCTTGGTTTTAGCATCCTGGCCACTGAGGGGACAAATAATTTCCTCAACCAAAATGGGATAGAATCCAAGTTTATCAAAAAGCTCTATGAAGGAAGGCCCAATATTCTCGACAGCGTTACAAATAAGGAGATCGATTTAATTATTAACACTCCCATCGGCCGGGTGAGTGAAAAGGACGATTCTTATATCCGCAAAGCAGCGATTAAACACAGAATACCTTATCTTACAACTTTGACTGCAGCTCTGGCCAGTGCCAGGGGTATCGAGGCCTTTAAGAAAGCCCAGGCCGGCAAAATAAAGCACTTGCAAGATTATCATGCAGAAATCAAATAGCGTTGTTATGAGGGGCAGGTCAAGCGGCCTGCCTTTCGCTATTTCGACTAGGTAGAGGTATCCAGGGGAACGTTAGGCACTCTATTTTTATCAAAGTTTAACTTGATACCTTCAAATATCAGTAGTATGATTAATATTGGAGCATCTAATACCGGAAACAGGCTGAAGAAATAACACTGCAGAAAATGCCAAAAGGTTTTGCCTCTGTCTGTACGGAATCTGTTAAGGAATAATCAGTGGGGAGTTTTTTGATGAGAGATAAACTGGCATCACTTGGTTCTATATTTGCTTCTTTTTTTGCAACGGCGTGTTGACTGGGTCCCTTGTTTTTGGTGCCGCTGGGTCTCGGTGGCATGAGTGGTTTATTTGCAGGAGCGCTTGGCAGATATAGAAATCTGTTTGTTATTTTGGCCGTGATCATGCTGGGCTTGGCTCATTATCTGGTGGATAAAAAAGAACATCCGCACATTGTGGAGAAAGTTATTCTCTGGATTGCCACGGTGATGACGTTGGTGATTTTGGCCTACCCCTTTATTCAGACCAATTTTCTAACTTATTAATTTTGAGGGTTAATTTAAGCCTGTTGAGCAGGGAAGCTGTTGCTGTACTAAAATACAAAAGTAAAGTTGCCGTTAAAAGCAAGAAGCACTGATTTTTCCAATCAGTACTTCTTGCTTTAATTTTTTTCAAAACTGATTTCCACTAGCGTTGGTTCCGGGGAGATTTGGTATAAATCAACCGACCGGCTGCCGATTAAGAGCGTTTCTCCGGTAAGGGGAGACACCCAGAGGCGAAGAGCCTCCCGGGGTTCTTCCTGATGGTGGACAGTTATCAACCCGTCTTCTATAGTTGTTTCTGCCAGTTCGCCGGCCATAGGCAGGCCGGGGCCAAATGTGCTAAAGGTTGTGGTTAGTGGGTGGATTGTACCGGCGGAGGTGATGGCAAACGTGCCTGAGACCTCGCTGTTGCTGACGGAATGACGATAGCTTAGGGTAAATGTTTCTTCTGGTGCCACTGGAATGCGGTGATGTATTTGGCCCTGGTTGTCGGCTATAATTAAGTGGCTGCTGGTATGGTGGGGGAGTATAAGTGAGCCGGCTAAAGGCAAGGCCAAAAAAGCTGCCATTATAACTATGATTTTGGGAGATATTTTTGTTGTCCCCATTTCATATGCTTCTCCTTTTGTCAGGCTCCGGCTGAAAGGTTTTGGGTTTCATCTTCCCTTTTTTTAACGGCGCGCTGGTGCAGATAAATAAAGATAAAGACACTGGCGCCCACAATGTCTGTAATCCAGGTTGGCCAGATCATCGAGAAGGCAATTGCCAGAAGGATGACCTGTTCCCAGATTTTTAACTGGGTAAAGAGCCAGCGCTGAATTACTGCGGAGAAGCAGTAAATGCCAAACAGGGAGGTTGAGGCCACCATTAACGCCTTTTGCCAGGTGGTATCGATGAGAAGAAATTCAGGGTTGTAAATAAACATGAAGGGAAGCAAAAATGCTCCCAGGTCGAATTTGAAGCCCAATAACCCGGTTCTTATTGGATCGGAACGGGCTATGGCTGCCGCTGCATAGGCTGCCACCCCCACAGGAGGAGTATCATCGGCCAGGATGGCGTAGTAGAGAATAAAGAGATGAACGCCTACCACCGGTAAAGTGGGCTCCACCATTAAAATGGCCGGAGCAACCAGGGTGGCCATTATTACATACTTGGCAGTGGTTGGCAGACCCAGGCCCAGAATAATGGATATGGCTGCTGCCATAATCAACAATATGAAGAGGTTGTCGCCGGCAGCTGTGGCAATTACCTGGGTGATACTCATTCCCAGGCCTGTCAGGGTAACAACGCCCACAATAATCCCGGCACAGGCACAGGCCACGGCGATTCCCGCCATGCTGCGGGCGGTGCTGTCCAAAGCCTGAAGGATATCGTGCCCCAAGCCCTTTAAATGGGTAACCAGGTTTGCGGCAAAGGAGATTTCTTCTTTTTTGCTATCCTGGCCTAGTTTGATGGCTCGCATAACTATCATCATGCCAATCACTGCCAGAATGGCATAAAACCCTGCAGTGTTGGGAGTGAACCTTCTGATAATCAGGTAGTACACCAGTATACAAATGGGAAACCAATAGAATATTCCTTTGATAAATGTGGTCAGAAGCGGAGGAATCTGAGCTTTGGGCATGGCTTGCATGCCGGTTTTTGCAGCCTGCAGGTGAACAATGCAAAGCAGCGCTGCGTAACTGATTATTGCCGGTAAGGCCGCAGCGATACATATTTGCCAATAAGGAATTCCGGTAAACTCCGCCATAACAAAAGCTGCTGCTCCCATGATAGGAGGGAGAAACTGCCCGTCGGTGGAGGCGGCCGTCTCTACGCCTCCGGCCACTTCTGAAGAAAAGCCGGTTTTTTTCATCATGGGAATGGTGATGGATCCGGTAACCACGGTATTGGCTACAGAACTGCCGGCAATGCTGCCCATAAAGCCACTGGCTACCACCGCTGCTTTGGCCGGCCCGCCTTTGAAGCGTCCCATGGCGGCAAAGGACAGCTGGACTATATATTGTGCTGCTCCTGAGGCCTGAAAGAAACAGCCAAAGAGAACAAAGGTGAAAACAAAGGTGGATGAAACGCCGATGGGGATGCCAAAGATGCCGGTGTTGGTCAGATAAAGATCGTTAATTACCCGCACCATTCGGTATCCACCGTGACCGATGATTTCCGGTAAGTATTGGCCAACAAAGGGATAGAACAAAAAAACGATGGTGACGATAGGCAACGCCGGGCCAAAGGCCCGGTGTGCCGCCAGCAGTACCAAAATGATGGCCAGCCCACCAACCAACAGATCAATTTGGTTGGGCATGCCTACACGCCATACCAAATCGTTGTAGAAAACAAAGGTATAAATTATGGTCATAAACCCGGTCAGCGCCAGGAGAATGTCATGCCAGGGAATTTTATGATAAGCAACTTCCTTTTTGCGGTTGAAAGGAAAATACAGAAAACAGAGAGCCAAGCCTATGGACAGATGAGCGGAGCGCTGCAAAGTTGCGGTTAATAAACCGAAGCCGGCGGTGTAGAAATGAAATAGAGACCAAATTAGCCCAATGATAAAAATCACCAGGGCCAAAATCCCTCCAGGGTTACGGATTTTTCCCTCGTCACTGATCTCGTGCAGATCAATGTCGCGGCTGGTTTTAATAATCTCATCAATGTTCACCGTTGATCACTCCTATTCTAACTGGTGCAGGGCAAAATCACCCTGCACCAGTAGAATCACACAGCAATATTACCGCATGCCAACTTCTTCGAAGAATCTTTCCGCACCGGGGTGCAGATCCAGCGGCATGCCGTCCAGGGCGGTCTCCAGGGTGACTAGCTTTCCGGCAATGGCGTGGGCATTATGAATTGTTTCAACATTATCAAAGATACCTTTCACAAACTCGTACATTAACTCTTCACTCAGGTCCTCATGTGCCACTACCATGGACACTACGGCGATGGTATTAGCTTCGGGGACGTTGTTGTACACATCACCGGGGATAGTGGCCCTGGCATAGAAATCTTCCAGTTCCATAAGTTCTTCAGCTTTTTCATCATCAATATCAACAACAACAATATCGCTGGTCACTGCCAGGTCGGCGATTACAGAAGCGCCGATGCCTACAGTAAAGAATGCAGCATCAACTCTGCCGTCTTTAAGATAATCGGCGGCCTCGCCTGCTTCCAACCGCTCCACTGCGGCAAAGTCGTCAAGTTCCATGCCGTACACTTCAATAATCTGCATGGCATTGACTTCCGCACCGCTACCCAGCGGACCCACAGCAATCCGCTTACCGGCCAGGTCTGCCGGGGAAGAAATGCCTGACTCCACGCTGGCGACCAACTGAACCGGCTCGGGATAGAGTGTGAAGAGCCCCTTCATATTGGTAACCGGGTTTTCTTTAAAGTCATCTCTGAACAATCCGTTGTAGGCGTAATAAGCAACATCATTCTGTACAATAGCCAGGTCCAGGTCACCGCTGCCAATAAGCTTTACATTAACTACCGATGCTCCCGACGATTCAACTGTGAGGGAGATGTTGTCCATTGCTTCATGGGCAATGCGGGACATGGCTCCAGCCAGTGGGTAGTAAACTCCGGTGACCCAACCGGAACCCATGTTGAGGCGCTGTACAGTGGCTGTTTCGTCACCGTTATCTGCCGGTTCTTCATTGTTGTTGCCCTCACCACAACCGCCGATGGCAAAAATACTGAGCACTAACAGTACCACCAAAAACAACGACAACCGTTTACTCCTCATACTTGTTTAACCCCCTTAAAATTGTAATTGGCTTTTTAGGGCCGGGACAGCCGAATGTTGCAGAAGATAAGCATTTCCATAGCTACAGTCCCTGGTTTTTATAAGTTATTCCTTTAACATAAATATGGAAAACAGTGCGCCAATATGCTCGTACCCGGCTACCTGCTTCCTCATAATTTCTGCAATAAAAAACAGCACTGATTTTTTATCCGTGCTGCTACAGAATGATTCTTTGGTTTTGTTTTACCACAGGCCAATAATTGCAATCTATTTTTTCTGAGAAAGCAGGGCATTTATAAATGCCGTTTTGGAAAATTCACCACCACTGATTAAGTACATATAATCTTCTTTGCCCAGCAGCCTGTATGTTATTTTCCTTGGTGTAAGGCCTAGCTTTTGTAAGTCTTGTGCCTTTTCTTCCAGATCCTCAATATATGCTAACTTACGTCTAAAAGCATCCGGGCCTTTTTGCAAGGGGCCGCGATGACTGCAAAAAATTACGGAGAAATGCAGGTTGGATAACATATGCAGTGTTTTTTTCAGTGCTGCAATATCCTCCTGGTCATAAAGATAGATAATTTTTTCTCCCACATACAAGTCTCCGGTAAACAGCCAGCCCTCGTTTTCTTCATACAGGCAGATGTGATCAGTTGCATGACCGGGGGACTGGATTACCTGGAACGTATGCCGATCAGTTTCAATGGTGCTGCCCACGGTCCGGCATTTTCCGCT is a window of Dethiobacter alkaliphilus AHT 1 DNA encoding:
- a CDS encoding TAXI family TRAP transporter solute-binding subunit — translated: MRSKRLSLFLVVLLVLSIFAIGGCGEGNNNEEPADNGDETATVQRLNMGSGWVTGVYYPLAGAMSRIAHEAMDNISLTVESSGASVVNVKLIGSGDLDLAIVQNDVAYYAYNGLFRDDFKENPVTNMKGLFTLYPEPVQLVASVESGISSPADLAGKRIAVGPLGSGAEVNAMQIIEVYGMELDDFAAVERLEAGEAADYLKDGRVDAAFFTVGIGASVIADLAVTSDIVVVDIDDEKAEELMELEDFYARATIPGDVYNNVPEANTIAVVSMVVAHEDLSEELMYEFVKGIFDNVETIHNAHAIAGKLVTLETALDGMPLDLHPGAERFFEEVGMR
- a CDS encoding putative mercuric transport protein, with product MRDKLASLGSIFASFFATACULGPLFLVPLGLGGMSGLFAGALGRYRNLFVILAVIMLGLAHYLVDKKEHPHIVEKVILWIATVMTLVILAYPFIQTNFLTY
- a CDS encoding DUF1850 domain-containing protein; the protein is MGTTKISPKIIVIMAAFLALPLAGSLILPHHTSSHLIIADNQGQIHHRIPVAPEETFTLSYRHSVSNSEVSGTFAITSAGTIHPLTTTFSTFGPGLPMAGELAETTIEDGLITVHHQEEPREALRLWVSPLTGETLLIGSRSVDLYQISPEPTLVEISFEKN
- a CDS encoding MBL fold metallo-hydrolase, yielding MDRIIFGWRLRTAYAFLVDGLAIESGPAHFKKQMREFLAANTLRQAVFSHSHEDHAGNVDLFNQLGITPLVHECALANLTLPPPVPLYRRIVWGNPASGKCRTVGSTIETDRHTFQVIQSPGHATDHICLYEENEGWLFTGDLYVGEKIIYLYDQEDIAALKKTLHMLSNLHFSVIFCSHRGPLQKGPDAFRRKLAYIEDLEEKAQDLQKLGLTPRKITYRLLGKEDYMYLISGGEFSKTAFINALLSQKK
- a CDS encoding TRAP transporter permease, with the protein product MNIDEIIKTSRDIDLHEISDEGKIRNPGGILALVIFIIGLIWSLFHFYTAGFGLLTATLQRSAHLSIGLALCFLYFPFNRKKEVAYHKIPWHDILLALTGFMTIIYTFVFYNDLVWRVGMPNQIDLLVGGLAIILVLLAAHRAFGPALPIVTIVFLFYPFVGQYLPEIIGHGGYRMVRVINDLYLTNTGIFGIPIGVSSTFVFTFVLFGCFFQASGAAQYIVQLSFAAMGRFKGGPAKAAVVASGFMGSIAGSSVANTVVTGSITIPMMKKTGFSSEVAGGVETAASTDGQFLPPIMGAAAFVMAEFTGIPYWQICIAAALPAIISYAALLCIVHLQAAKTGMQAMPKAQIPPLLTTFIKGIFYWFPICILVYYLIIRRFTPNTAGFYAILAVIGMMIVMRAIKLGQDSKKEEISFAANLVTHLKGLGHDILQALDSTARSMAGIAVACACAGIIVGVVTLTGLGMSITQVIATAAGDNLFILLIMAAAISIILGLGLPTTAKYVIMATLVAPAILMVEPTLPVVGVHLFILYYAILADDTPPVGVAAYAAAAIARSDPIRTGLLGFKFDLGAFLLPFMFIYNPEFLLIDTTWQKALMVASTSLFGIYCFSAVIQRWLFTQLKIWEQVILLAIAFSMIWPTWITDIVGASVFIFIYLHQRAVKKREDETQNLSAGA
- a CDS encoding GGDEF domain-containing protein, with the protein product MKISLTTAYQSDRALEIIFSSLRWFFLILSAVVFFSQYVANPDPLRLNLFIMLVVFGCLYMGVSDYYLRKWPEGSKNYALVTKGAPFFDFLAFSALVPLTGGIESPLFPLAYLIILHVAVYWKLTGGIIAATLLTLTYTITFLMQVSDVYTFSNLITYFSQVSFLLLMGCLGGIIVSRERQSHSEKNLLEQAANRDYLTNLLNHRSFQEHLRGDLENNSAFYLALADIDNFKLVNDKYGHVTGDKVLRELGSIINSTVSVKQGKAFRYGGEEFAIIIYNKEQDEVDKLLVEIKLSVANHIFYCEGEAFSVTMSFGSCKQNGEEPDKLVEKVDKLLYEAKDRGRNRIVYSCVN
- the carB gene encoding carbamoyl-phosphate synthase large subunit, which encodes MPKRQDIHKLMIIGSGPIVIGQAAEFDYSGTQACKALRKLGYEIVLVNSNPATIMTDPGMADATYIEPLNVKRLTEIIEKERPDALLPNLGGQSALNLSIELNKQGILEKYGVKVIGVQLDAIERGEDRIAFKESMNKLGIEMARSEPAYSVEEAVEIAKELGFPVVVRPAYTMGGAGGGLVYNVEELESIAARGISASMVGQVLIEESVLGWEELELEVVRDSKGQMITVCFIENVDPVGVHTGDSFCTAPMLTISEEVQQRLQKHSYDIVEAVGVIGGTNVQFAHDPKTGRIVVIEINPRTSRSSALASKATGFPIALISAMLAAGMTLDEIPYWREGTLEKYTPSGDYVVVKFPRWAFEKFKGAEDKLGTQMRAVGEVMSIGKNYKEAMQKAIRSLEIGRYGLGFAKNFNELSLDELLAQLAESSSERQFLMYEALRKGATVEQLYRLTHIKAWFIEQMRELVLLEEEILQYSEGSLPDDLLIKAKKDGFADRYLAMLLNVSEKEIRKRRIALGVAEAWDAVPVSGVEDAAYYYSTYNAEDQTASSSKEKVMILGGGPNRIGQGVEFDYCCVHAAFALRDMGYETIIVNCNPETVSTDYDTSDKLYFEPLTVEDVLSIYEKEKPLGVIVQFGGQTPLNIAGELAEEGVRILGTSLDAIDLAEDRDRFRAVMEKLNIPMPEAGMASNLSEALEIAGKIGYPLMVRPSYVLGGRGMEVVHDEDMLRQYIQAAVDITPQRPILLDKFLANAIEAEADAISNGKEVFVPAVMEHIEYAGIHSGDSACVIPPISIGEGHLETINEYTKKIAQELQVVGLMNMQYAISNGNVYVLEANPRASRTVPIVSKVCNISMARLATEIMMGKSVIANLKAAKIPHFGVKEAVFPFNMFQEVDPLLGPEMRSTGEVLGIADSFGLAYFKAQEATQGLLPSAGTVLISVREQDRPAVLDVAREYVNLGFSILATEGTNNFLNQNGIESKFIKKLYEGRPNILDSVTNKEIDLIINTPIGRVSEKDDSYIRKAAIKHRIPYLTTLTAALASARGIEAFKKAQAGKIKHLQDYHAEIK